A part of Streptosporangiales bacterium genomic DNA contains:
- a CDS encoding IS1182 family transposase has protein sequence TPRGRKTYKKRAASIEPVFAQIKHNRRIRSLFRRGLAAADSEWKLIYATHNLLKTYRTA, from the coding sequence ACACCCCCAGAGGTCGCAAGACCTACAAGAAGAGAGCCGCCAGCATCGAGCCCGTATTCGCCCAGATCAAGCACAACCGCAGGATCCGAAGTCTCTTCCGTCGAGGGCTCGCAGCGGCGGACAGCGAATGGAAGCTCATCTACGCCACCCACAACCTGCTGAAGACCTACCGGACGGCCTGA
- a CDS encoding AMP-binding protein — protein MDSWPRYATAAEAVTEFSWDRLWAAFDGNQTWLNIAHECLDRHPAGETAARIAFAGGRYDEPTFGDLSRRSAQFAHYLAARGIGEGDRVGVMMEPSREFYAALFGVIKRGAVAVPLYTLFGPEALRDRLDDCHASCVIVDATTKTAVEHLDWQYVVFDDALTGELDTHPSEYRTTTKPDDTAVLQYTSGTTRQLPEAVRHEHRSVVTLMRAALFGSGIVPGDRFFCPSSPAWGHGLWHGTIAPWSLGVAVGAWSGRFAPDRLIDALVHFRITNLAAASTIYRMILRSGRAGELRHLVKASYTGEELDAAAQLAFTDATGVAPCGIYGTTETGVIVVNFPGFPDHEPRPGALGKPMPGCRVTVLGDDDTPAAVGVTGEISVFRRGGWLRAKDLGSIDADGYLHYAGRADDVIISSGWTISPLEVERVLLTHPQVTEVAVVGVPDETRGHIVKAFVVASGTADEQLVTALQHLVKTELSPHEYPRQVEFVTDLPKTPNGKTNRRALRDAEAGAAGVSDR, from the coding sequence ATGGATAGCTGGCCGCGTTACGCCACCGCTGCTGAGGCGGTGACGGAGTTCTCCTGGGACCGGTTGTGGGCGGCGTTCGATGGGAACCAGACCTGGCTGAACATCGCGCACGAGTGCTTGGACCGCCATCCGGCCGGCGAGACGGCGGCGCGGATCGCATTCGCCGGCGGCAGGTACGACGAGCCCACGTTCGGTGATCTCAGCAGGCGGTCGGCGCAGTTCGCGCACTACCTGGCGGCCCGTGGGATCGGGGAAGGCGACCGGGTCGGCGTGATGATGGAGCCGTCGCGGGAGTTCTACGCGGCACTGTTCGGGGTGATCAAGCGAGGTGCGGTCGCGGTGCCGCTGTACACCCTCTTCGGCCCTGAGGCACTGCGCGACCGGCTGGACGACTGCCACGCGAGCTGCGTGATCGTGGACGCCACCACGAAGACGGCGGTCGAGCACCTGGACTGGCAGTACGTCGTCTTCGACGACGCCCTGACCGGCGAACTGGACACCCACCCGAGCGAGTACCGCACGACCACGAAGCCGGACGACACGGCCGTCCTGCAGTACACGTCCGGTACGACCAGGCAGCTGCCCGAGGCCGTACGGCACGAGCACCGTTCGGTCGTGACGCTGATGCGTGCCGCGCTGTTCGGGTCGGGCATCGTGCCTGGGGACAGGTTCTTCTGCCCGTCGTCACCGGCGTGGGGACACGGGCTGTGGCACGGCACGATCGCGCCGTGGTCGCTCGGTGTGGCCGTGGGCGCCTGGTCGGGCCGGTTCGCGCCCGACCGCCTGATCGACGCGCTCGTGCACTTCAGGATCACGAACTTGGCGGCGGCGAGCACGATCTACCGGATGATCCTGCGGTCCGGGCGCGCAGGTGAGCTGCGTCACCTGGTGAAAGCGTCGTACACCGGCGAGGAGCTCGATGCGGCGGCGCAGCTGGCTTTCACGGATGCGACCGGGGTGGCGCCGTGCGGGATCTACGGCACGACGGAGACCGGGGTGATCGTGGTGAACTTCCCCGGCTTCCCCGACCACGAGCCACGGCCAGGTGCGCTTGGCAAGCCGATGCCGGGCTGCCGGGTCACCGTACTCGGCGACGACGACACACCTGCTGCGGTCGGCGTCACGGGGGAGATCAGCGTCTTCCGCCGCGGCGGCTGGCTACGGGCCAAGGACCTGGGGTCGATCGACGCCGACGGTTACCTGCACTACGCCGGCCGGGCCGACGACGTCATCATCTCTTCCGGCTGGACGATCAGCCCGTTGGAGGTCGAGCGGGTGCTCCTCACCCATCCGCAGGTGACCGAGGTGGCGGTCGTCGGCGTACCCGACGAGACCAGGGGTCACATCGTCAAGGCGTTCGTGGTCGCGTCGGGTACGGCGGACGAGCAGCTCGTCACGGCTCTGCAGCACCTGGTGAAGACCGAGCTGAGCCCGCACGAGTACCCCAGACAGGTCGAGTTCGTCACCGACCTGCCCAAGACGCCGAACGGCAAGACCAACCGCCGTGCACTCCGCGACGCGGAGGCCGGGGCAGCGGGCGTCAGCGACCGGTGA
- a CDS encoding acyl dehydratase, with amino-acid sequence MSETMELATTFGRITDEALDQLRQSIGRQVRRGQPYIEELNADAIRHFAYGIGDCNPLWIDRDYAAATPHGMLAPPTALFAMDKILSGYVSGLPGVHAMFAGTTFRWLRRLRAGDRLRGTAKLKDLIERPSKFAGRSVQQVYEITFTDQDGETVAVTESYCFRTERDAARERGKYSGASAEAASWNADQLAEIGAAYRKQEEVRRGARPRYIDEVTVGEELPPLLKGPYTATTAVSYLLGWGGLYVRSHGHAFQLYEDHPALAIPNEWGVPEPPERVHWDQDLAQRVGVPGAYDYGPERVAWMGHVVTDWMGDDGFLAELDVQVRKHNLIGDLVTASGTVAEVDTETRRVRLELHASDHRGDESARGSAVVVLPERP; translated from the coding sequence ATGTCGGAGACGATGGAGCTCGCGACTACGTTTGGCCGGATCACCGACGAGGCGCTCGACCAACTACGCCAATCGATCGGCCGGCAGGTGCGTCGCGGACAGCCGTACATCGAGGAGCTCAACGCGGACGCCATCAGGCACTTCGCGTACGGCATCGGCGACTGCAACCCGCTGTGGATCGACCGCGACTACGCAGCCGCCACACCGCACGGCATGCTCGCTCCGCCCACCGCCCTGTTCGCCATGGACAAGATCCTCAGCGGCTACGTCAGCGGCCTCCCCGGCGTGCATGCCATGTTCGCCGGCACCACGTTCCGCTGGCTGCGCCGGCTACGCGCCGGTGACCGGCTGCGAGGCACGGCGAAACTCAAGGACCTGATCGAACGGCCGAGCAAGTTCGCGGGCAGGTCCGTACAGCAGGTCTACGAGATCACGTTCACCGACCAGGACGGCGAGACCGTCGCCGTCACCGAGTCGTACTGCTTCCGCACCGAACGCGACGCGGCACGTGAACGCGGGAAGTACTCCGGCGCGTCGGCCGAGGCCGCCAGCTGGAACGCCGACCAGCTCGCCGAGATCGGCGCCGCCTACCGCAAGCAGGAGGAAGTGCGACGCGGCGCCCGCCCCCGCTACATCGACGAGGTGACCGTAGGCGAGGAGCTGCCTCCGTTGCTCAAGGGGCCGTACACCGCGACCACCGCGGTGTCGTACCTGCTCGGCTGGGGCGGGCTCTACGTACGCAGTCACGGGCACGCCTTCCAGCTCTACGAGGACCACCCGGCGCTGGCCATCCCGAACGAGTGGGGTGTGCCTGAACCACCGGAACGGGTGCACTGGGACCAGGACCTCGCCCAACGGGTCGGCGTTCCCGGAGCGTACGACTACGGCCCCGAGCGCGTCGCGTGGATGGGGCACGTCGTCACGGACTGGATGGGCGACGACGGGTTCCTCGCCGAGCTCGACGTGCAGGTGCGCAAGCACAACCTGATCGGCGACCTGGTCACGGCGAGCGGGACAGTGGCCGAGGTCGACACCGAGACCCGGCGGGTGCGCCTGGAGCTGCACGCCAGCGACCACCGCGGCGACGAGTCGGCGCGCGGCAGCGCCGTGGTCGTCCTACCGGAGCGTCCGTAG
- a CDS encoding ATP-binding cassette domain-containing protein, with protein MTETLLDVRDVSLRFGGVRALDELSLSVTDDHHLWGLIGPNGSGKTTLFNTVSGLYQPQAGAITGSAVRRRRGTVPDLGRTFQHPRVFGQLDVIENLLAASAALRKRTAEERAEELLELLTLTHVANRRAGELSIGQQKLVELARTLMRDPKLVLLDEVAAGIHPRLRREIADHLRKLAAQGTHFLIIEHDMRFLMELCTRVFCMAHGKVIAVGSPVEIRADQRVADEYLGRGHERS; from the coding sequence GTGACTGAGACGCTGCTCGACGTCCGCGACGTCAGCCTGCGCTTCGGTGGCGTGCGCGCACTCGACGAGCTGAGCCTGTCCGTCACCGACGACCACCACCTGTGGGGGCTCATCGGCCCGAACGGTTCGGGTAAGACGACGCTCTTCAACACGGTCAGCGGGCTCTACCAGCCGCAGGCGGGCGCCATCACAGGTTCCGCCGTACGACGCCGCCGCGGCACCGTTCCCGACCTGGGCCGCACGTTCCAGCACCCACGGGTGTTCGGCCAGCTCGACGTGATCGAGAACCTGCTCGCAGCCAGTGCCGCTCTGCGCAAACGGACCGCCGAGGAACGCGCAGAGGAACTGCTCGAGCTGCTCACCCTGACGCACGTGGCCAACCGGAGAGCCGGCGAGCTCTCCATCGGTCAGCAGAAGCTGGTCGAGCTGGCACGCACCCTCATGCGGGACCCGAAGCTCGTACTCCTCGACGAGGTGGCCGCCGGGATCCACCCGCGGCTGCGCCGCGAGATCGCCGACCACCTGAGGAAGCTCGCCGCGCAGGGCACGCACTTCCTCATCATCGAACACGACATGCGGTTCCTCATGGAGCTGTGCACCCGCGTCTTCTGCATGGCCCACGGCAAGGTCATCGCGGTCGGCTCACCCGTCGAGATCCGTGCCGACCAGCGCGTCGCCGACGAGTACCTGGGCAGGGGACATGAGCGAAGCTGA
- a CDS encoding ATP-binding cassette domain-containing protein, whose product MSEADRDPVLRLDGIEAGYGAFTVLHGVDMAVHAGETVVLIGANGAGKSTVLRVVGGFLAPTKGSVRLSGDDVTKLRPHQMLARGCAYVAQGQDLFPEMTVMKNVEMGGYLLRDRALLRERLAFCTELFPMLGEKANIKAGGLSGGERQQLKIARALVTRPHLLLLDEPTAGLSPLLVDQIFDDLATIREQTDIAILLVEQNVAKGLEYADRACIIDLGAITVDTEAEQLLHNSLLHDLYLGGEQGSAAQLPLPEQPPERG is encoded by the coding sequence ATGAGCGAAGCTGACCGCGACCCCGTACTCCGCCTCGACGGCATCGAGGCGGGCTACGGCGCCTTCACCGTGCTGCACGGCGTGGACATGGCCGTCCACGCCGGCGAGACCGTCGTGCTCATCGGCGCGAACGGCGCAGGCAAGTCGACCGTGTTGCGCGTCGTCGGCGGATTCCTCGCACCGACGAAGGGCTCGGTTCGTCTCAGCGGCGACGACGTGACGAAGCTGCGACCACACCAGATGCTCGCGCGTGGTTGCGCCTACGTCGCCCAGGGGCAGGACCTCTTCCCCGAGATGACCGTCATGAAGAACGTCGAGATGGGCGGCTACCTGCTTCGTGACCGGGCGTTGCTGCGGGAGCGGCTGGCCTTCTGCACGGAGCTCTTCCCCATGCTCGGCGAGAAGGCGAACATCAAGGCCGGCGGCCTCTCCGGCGGAGAACGCCAACAGCTGAAGATCGCGCGAGCACTGGTGACACGGCCACACCTGCTGCTGCTCGACGAACCCACCGCGGGACTCTCCCCGCTGCTCGTCGACCAGATCTTCGACGACCTAGCCACGATTCGCGAGCAGACCGACATCGCGATCCTGCTCGTCGAGCAGAACGTGGCCAAAGGTCTCGAGTACGCCGATCGCGCCTGCATCATCGACCTCGGCGCGATCACCGTGGACACGGAAGCGGAACAACTACTGCACAACTCGCTATTGCACGACCTCTATCTCGGCGGCGAGCAAGGCTCTGCCGCACAACTCCCGTTGCCGGAACAGCCACCGGAACGCGGATAG
- a CDS encoding ABC transporter substrate-binding protein, producing the protein MKQRRFAVTAIAMAALVAASGCQGAAQEDTMRIGAVLSLTGKFAPSAKYVEEGYKYWASQVNKSGGVDGKKVKLVIRDDKSDPATSANLARKLVEQEDVSFILGPYGSGSTDTMAAVVESLQVPMLGTIASEAAVWEKRRLKWTFQAFPSSTYDHEAFLAVAEEEGYERITIINEEIGFSVAAAKWAKKEAAKHGMKVQSLSYPSDVQSFSSIVAKMKSFKPDAISMGGYYEPSITLTKEMVSKKLNVSAYHFIQSSDGVTAEALGDNTEGVLGRSSWEPQLPTKGNKKFVDGYQAMFDREPSYHSAAAYGAGELAQKSLEAGGDDADKVREYLATKEVDTVAGTYKVNAKGQQTGLRYVGTQWQDGKKEIIWPEEDVTGDVIAPKPKWSAAT; encoded by the coding sequence ATGAAGCAACGTCGCTTTGCCGTGACAGCTATCGCAATGGCGGCCCTGGTGGCCGCGAGCGGCTGCCAGGGCGCTGCCCAGGAAGACACCATGCGGATCGGTGCAGTGCTCTCGCTGACGGGCAAGTTCGCGCCGTCGGCGAAGTACGTGGAGGAGGGCTACAAGTACTGGGCCAGCCAGGTGAACAAGAGCGGTGGCGTGGACGGCAAGAAGGTCAAGCTCGTCATCCGCGACGACAAGAGCGACCCTGCGACGTCGGCGAACCTCGCCCGCAAGCTCGTCGAGCAGGAAGACGTCTCGTTCATCCTCGGTCCGTACGGCTCGGGTTCCACCGACACCATGGCGGCCGTCGTCGAGTCGCTGCAGGTACCCATGCTCGGCACGATCGCATCGGAGGCCGCGGTGTGGGAGAAGCGCCGGTTGAAGTGGACCTTCCAGGCGTTCCCCAGCTCCACGTACGACCACGAAGCGTTCCTCGCCGTGGCGGAAGAGGAAGGCTACGAGCGCATCACCATCATCAACGAGGAGATCGGTTTCTCCGTCGCCGCAGCGAAGTGGGCGAAGAAGGAGGCCGCGAAGCACGGGATGAAGGTGCAGTCGCTGAGCTACCCGTCCGACGTGCAGAGCTTCAGCTCGATCGTCGCGAAGATGAAGAGCTTCAAACCCGACGCGATCTCGATGGGTGGCTACTACGAACCGAGCATCACGCTGACCAAGGAGATGGTCAGCAAGAAGCTCAACGTGTCCGCCTATCACTTCATCCAGTCCTCCGACGGCGTCACTGCCGAGGCGCTCGGCGATAACACCGAGGGCGTGCTCGGCCGGTCTTCGTGGGAGCCGCAGCTGCCGACCAAGGGCAACAAGAAGTTCGTCGACGGCTACCAGGCGATGTTCGACCGCGAGCCCAGCTACCACTCGGCCGCCGCGTACGGCGCGGGTGAACTGGCGCAGAAGTCGCTCGAGGCCGGCGGCGACGACGCGGACAAGGTGCGCGAGTACCTGGCCACCAAGGAGGTCGACACCGTCGCCGGCACGTACAAGGTGAACGCGAAGGGCCAGCAGACAGGCCTGCGCTACGTCGGCACGCAGTGGCAGGACGGCAAGAAGGAGATCATCTGGCCCGAGGAGGACGTCACCGGGGACGTCATCGCTCCCAAGCCGAAGTGGTCCGCGGCAACGTAG
- a CDS encoding CoA transferase, producing the protein MQEPGMLAGVLVVDASQLLPGPWAAQVLGDMGAEVVKVEPPGGDGARSIRGDLFAATNRNKRSVVIDLKSDEGRTEFLDLVRGADVVIEGYRPGVVERLGIGYDDVRGVNPGIVYCSVSGYGRDRPDSLVPGHDVNYLAKSGMLSFSGHWGEEPRRPGSPMADLGSASYAAVSIVAALFDRTRSGEGCHLDVSMTDVMASWAAARGGRRLERTADDRSHLYPTNDTFATSDGRWIALGAVEERFWEATRHVLATVEPDLASDRFSGLEARLQHGDELHELVHRAFAQHDLDTWLELFADTDAPVSPVLSLAEAAERELATDSGLVQCLDDERHVVFPVRRNGTVIGQLRSASPALEDTARG; encoded by the coding sequence ATGCAGGAGCCGGGCATGCTGGCCGGCGTATTGGTCGTCGACGCGTCACAGCTGTTGCCCGGCCCCTGGGCCGCGCAGGTACTCGGCGACATGGGCGCCGAGGTGGTCAAGGTGGAACCACCTGGCGGGGACGGCGCGCGCAGCATCCGCGGTGACCTGTTCGCCGCTACCAACAGGAACAAGCGCAGCGTCGTCATCGACCTGAAGTCGGACGAGGGGCGCACGGAGTTCCTCGACCTGGTGCGCGGTGCCGACGTGGTGATCGAGGGCTACCGGCCCGGCGTGGTGGAGCGGCTCGGCATCGGCTACGACGATGTGCGCGGGGTGAACCCGGGCATCGTGTACTGCTCGGTCTCCGGCTACGGCAGGGACCGACCGGACAGCCTGGTGCCGGGCCACGACGTCAACTACCTCGCCAAGTCGGGCATGCTCTCGTTCAGCGGTCACTGGGGCGAGGAACCGCGGCGACCCGGGTCACCCATGGCCGACCTGGGCTCCGCGAGCTACGCGGCGGTCTCGATCGTCGCTGCGCTCTTCGACCGCACCCGCAGCGGCGAGGGGTGCCATCTCGACGTCAGCATGACCGACGTGATGGCCTCCTGGGCCGCCGCACGCGGCGGACGCCGGCTGGAACGTACGGCGGACGACCGCAGCCACCTCTACCCCACCAACGACACCTTCGCCACGAGCGACGGCCGGTGGATCGCGTTGGGTGCCGTCGAAGAACGCTTCTGGGAGGCGACCCGCCACGTGCTCGCCACCGTGGAGCCGGACCTCGCCTCGGACCGGTTCTCCGGCCTCGAGGCACGGTTGCAGCACGGTGACGAGCTGCACGAGCTGGTCCACCGCGCGTTCGCCCAGCACGACCTGGACACCTGGCTGGAGCTCTTCGCGGACACGGATGCGCCCGTCAGCCCGGTGCTGTCACTGGCCGAGGCCGCCGAGCGTGAGCTGGCCACCGACAGCGGTCTCGTGCAGTGTCTCGACGACGAACGGCACGTGGTGTTCCCCGTGCGGCGCAACGGAACGGTCATCGGACAGCTGCGTTCGGCCTCCCCCGCACTCGAGGACACGGCGCGTGGCTGA
- a CDS encoding helix-turn-helix domain-containing protein, with product MLILTALSELRMSMVQRRDPALLTRRHRTVGRVAAILEAAAIDDAGVRLSTLAELLDAPKSSVHGLLKGLVSVGYLTEVDGAYTLGPALHALLGATERPLLEEVAAGTMRKLRDEFDETVLLGHRMGDSIVYLAAEESRQLIKYVPRINTRRPVLFTSMGKIYLAELDRVDREAYVAKRVTNQRRRKALLTQLDEVARTGIAVNRNETEPGLSGVGAAIRERDELIACLSVSGPSDRLVPLLPRLSKAVKAAASRVSAQLP from the coding sequence ATGCTAATCCTGACCGCACTCAGCGAGCTGAGGATGAGCATGGTTCAACGACGTGACCCTGCCCTGCTGACCCGGAGGCACCGTACGGTCGGGCGGGTCGCCGCGATCTTGGAAGCGGCGGCGATCGACGACGCGGGTGTGCGGCTGAGCACGCTCGCCGAACTGCTCGACGCGCCGAAGTCCTCTGTTCATGGACTGCTCAAGGGCCTGGTATCCGTAGGGTACTTGACGGAGGTCGACGGCGCGTACACGTTGGGGCCGGCACTCCACGCGTTGCTCGGCGCCACCGAGCGACCGCTGCTCGAGGAAGTCGCCGCCGGCACCATGCGCAAGCTGCGCGACGAGTTCGACGAGACGGTGCTCCTCGGCCACCGGATGGGCGACTCGATCGTCTACCTCGCCGCCGAGGAGTCGCGGCAGTTGATCAAGTACGTGCCGCGGATCAACACCAGGCGGCCGGTGCTGTTCACCAGCATGGGCAAGATCTACCTGGCCGAGCTCGACCGCGTCGACCGGGAGGCGTACGTAGCAAAGCGGGTCACGAACCAGCGCCGCCGCAAGGCGTTGCTCACCCAGCTGGACGAGGTCGCGAGGACGGGGATCGCGGTCAACCGCAACGAGACCGAACCCGGTCTCAGCGGCGTCGGCGCCGCCATCAGAGAACGCGACGAACTGATCGCCTGCCTGTCCGTATCGGGTCCCAGCGACCGACTGGTCCCGTTGCTCCCGCGCCTGTCGAAGGCCGTGAAGGCGGCCGCGAGCCGGGTGAGCGCGCAGTTGCCCTGA
- the mftF gene encoding mycofactocin system glycosyltransferase (Members of this protein family, MftF, are putative glycosyltransferases, members of PF00535 (glycosyl transferase family 2). The encoding gene is found as part of the mycofactocin cassette, in Mycobacterium tuberculosis, many other Actinobacteria, and occasional members of other lineages. Mycofactocin itself, a putative redox carrier, is a heavily modified derivative of the C-terminal Val-Tyr dipeptide of the mycofactocin precursor MftA (TIGR03969), and its mature form is not yet known.): MSAAEPSHVPLPVGFGVTFDPGVRFFHGGTVLWGGHPSRVLKLTTAGRRALTALTRGTVTDRATGLLARRLVDAGLAHPRPPAARPSVTVVIPVREQHDDLARCLASVGTAHPVIVVDDASPDPAPIASACARFGARVVRRAVPGGPAAARNTALPGVDTELVAFVDSDCIVAPTWLAELAGHFADHMVTACAPRVVGCSRHDVDGDLVPSPLDMGPHAAVVAPMGRVSYLPTAALLVRRAALGGGFDEQLRYGEDVDLVWRLIDAGGRVLYDPTVRVRHAEPESRRTALVRRFRYGTSAAPLSRRHPGRLAPLVLHPATAVAVGLALLGRPAAATLAGAVTTGWVAARLSKHGVPWRFGLRVGGRAVQQSFLGTARAGVQLYLPLLLALATLPRRQQRAAALGLLLAGSVPPREATDRLAYGLGVWRGCAREHTFAPVRPLVTRGHPGATP; the protein is encoded by the coding sequence GTGAGTGCGGCAGAACCGAGCCACGTACCGTTGCCCGTCGGGTTCGGGGTCACCTTCGACCCGGGGGTGCGGTTCTTCCACGGCGGCACCGTGTTGTGGGGCGGGCACCCGTCGCGGGTGCTGAAGCTGACGACCGCCGGCCGGCGCGCACTCACCGCGTTGACCCGTGGCACGGTCACCGACCGGGCGACCGGCCTGCTCGCGCGCCGGCTGGTGGACGCGGGGCTCGCGCATCCGCGGCCGCCGGCGGCGCGGCCTTCTGTGACCGTAGTGATACCCGTGCGCGAACAGCACGACGACCTGGCGCGCTGTCTCGCCAGTGTCGGCACCGCGCACCCGGTGATCGTCGTCGACGACGCGTCACCCGACCCGGCGCCGATCGCTTCGGCCTGCGCGCGGTTCGGAGCACGCGTCGTGCGCCGCGCCGTGCCTGGGGGTCCAGCCGCGGCGCGGAACACGGCGCTGCCCGGCGTCGACACCGAGCTGGTCGCGTTCGTGGACAGCGACTGCATCGTCGCGCCGACCTGGTTGGCCGAGCTCGCCGGGCACTTCGCCGACCACATGGTCACGGCGTGCGCGCCGCGGGTCGTCGGCTGCTCGCGGCACGACGTCGACGGAGACTTAGTGCCGTCCCCGCTCGACATGGGTCCGCACGCCGCCGTCGTCGCACCGATGGGGCGGGTCAGCTACCTGCCGACCGCGGCACTGTTGGTGCGTCGTGCCGCGCTCGGCGGCGGCTTCGACGAACAGCTGCGCTACGGCGAGGACGTCGACCTGGTCTGGCGGCTGATCGATGCCGGCGGCCGGGTGCTCTACGACCCGACGGTGCGGGTAAGGCATGCCGAGCCGGAAAGTCGCCGGACGGCACTGGTGCGGCGGTTCCGTTACGGCACCTCGGCGGCGCCGTTGAGCCGCCGGCACCCGGGACGGTTGGCGCCGCTCGTGTTGCATCCGGCCACCGCCGTCGCCGTGGGACTCGCGCTGCTCGGCCGGCCGGCCGCCGCCACGCTGGCCGGGGCGGTGACGACCGGCTGGGTGGCCGCCAGACTCAGCAAACACGGAGTGCCGTGGCGCTTCGGGCTCCGGGTCGGCGGGAGGGCCGTCCAGCAGTCGTTCCTCGGCACCGCCCGCGCGGGTGTGCAGCTGTACCTGCCGCTGTTGCTGGCGCTGGCGACACTCCCGCGACGACAGCAACGGGCGGCGGCTCTCGGCCTGCTGCTCGCCGGCAGCGTCCCGCCGCGCGAAGCGACCGACCGCCTCGCGTACGGATTGGGCGTCTGGCGCGGCTGTGCACGGGAACACACCTTTGCCCCGGTGCGGCCGCTGGTGACGCGGGGACACCCCGGCGCGACGCCGTGA
- a CDS encoding SDR family mycofactocin-dependent oxidoreductase, with product MTGTAVVTGAARGIGAAVVHALVADGWSVVAVDRLADDPALPYPMATPDEMAAVVRDCADPARVATVQADVRDCADPARVATVQADVRDLDALAAAVDTAESTFGGVEAVVAAAGVIAGGVPLWEMPRAQEQAVLDVDLGGVLALARVGIPALLRRPSPRRGRFIAVASAAATRGLPMLAAYCAAKAGVAGLVRALAAELGDTGVTANAVSPGSTRTPILDESARLYDLVSAAEFAGQQPMARLLDPAEVAAMVAWLASARSSGVTGAVVPVDGGLAL from the coding sequence ATGACCGGTACAGCCGTCGTGACCGGCGCCGCGCGGGGCATCGGGGCGGCCGTCGTGCACGCCCTGGTGGCCGACGGCTGGTCGGTGGTGGCGGTGGACCGGCTCGCCGACGACCCGGCACTGCCGTACCCGATGGCGACGCCTGACGAGATGGCTGCCGTCGTGCGCGACTGTGCCGACCCGGCCAGGGTGGCCACAGTGCAGGCCGACGTGCGCGACTGTGCCGACCCGGCCAGGGTGGCCACAGTGCAGGCCGACGTGCGCGACCTGGACGCACTCGCCGCCGCCGTCGACACCGCGGAGAGCACCTTCGGCGGTGTCGAGGCCGTCGTGGCGGCGGCCGGGGTGATCGCAGGCGGGGTCCCGTTGTGGGAGATGCCGCGGGCGCAGGAACAGGCGGTGCTCGATGTCGACCTCGGTGGTGTGCTCGCGTTAGCGCGGGTGGGGATTCCCGCCCTGCTGCGCCGACCGTCGCCGCGCCGGGGACGGTTCATCGCCGTGGCATCGGCCGCGGCGACCCGCGGACTGCCGATGCTCGCCGCGTACTGCGCGGCGAAGGCGGGCGTGGCCGGACTGGTGCGTGCGCTGGCCGCCGAGCTGGGTGACACCGGGGTGACGGCGAACGCGGTGAGCCCCGGGTCCACCCGTACCCCGATACTCGACGAGAGCGCACGTCTCTACGACCTGGTCTCGGCGGCGGAGTTCGCCGGCCAGCAACCGATGGCGCGGCTGCTCGACCCAGCGGAGGTCGCCGCCATGGTCGCGTGGTTGGCGAGCGCGCGGAGCAGCGGCGTCACCGGCGCCGTCGTGCCGGTGGACGGCGGGCTCGCGTTGTGA